A window of Limosilactobacillus reuteri genomic DNA:
TAGCTAGTTTGATTCGGGGAGACCGGAAGCCTACTTCGGGCACTGTTACTCTTAATAATGTGCCAACGGATGAATTTGGTGATGAGATTTCGAATTATATTGGAATCGTTCACCAATCACCATATCTATTTCATACCACAATTTTAAATAATATTCGTTTGGGAAACGAGAATGCGACAGAGGATCAAGTATGGGATGTTCTTGAACGCGTTGGGTTGGCCGCTATGATTAGACGACTGCCAAAAGGACTTCATACGATGGTTGATGAGGCAGGGTTACGATTTTCTGGCGGAGAGCGTCACCGGTTGTCTCTTGCACGGATTTTGCTCAAGGATGCACCCATTCTCCTTTTAGACGAACCAACTGTCGGATTAGACCCGGTAACAGAAGAAAAGGTAATTGAGACATTTATGAAGCAGCTACAAGGAAAAACTTTGATTTGGATTACTCACCATTTACAAGGAATAGAAATGATGGATCAAGTTGTTTTTATTGAAAATGGTAAAATTACAATGCAAGGTAGCCCGGTAGAATTACAAAAAACAAACGAACATTACCGGGCGTTAAAAATGGCAGATGAGGGTATCTAGATAGTTTAGAAATGTTATAATAAATAGGACTATTGATGAAGGGATGAATAGTAATGAAAGAAGTTGTTGTACTTGGAGCTGGTTACGCTGGCTTAAAGACGGTCGTATTATTACAAAAAAAGCTGAAAACTAATGTTCATATTACATTAGTTGATCGTAATAATTATCATTATGAAGCTACTGATTTACACGAAGCTGCTGCGGGAACGCAAAGTGCCTCAAGGATCACTTATCCAATTAGTGATGTTATTAATCCACAAATTACTACCTTTATTCAAGATGAAGTTGTAAAGATCGATCCTGATAAAAAGACGGTTAAACTTGCTGGTGATGAAGAACTACTGCACTATGATTATTGTGTATTAGGGCTTGGTTTTGTTTCAGAAACCTTTGGAATTTCTGGTGCTGAAGAAAATGCATTACCAATGACTAATGTTAAAGAAGCTTTAGCAATTTATGACCATATCATTGCCAAAATGAAAGATTATCGTACCACGCACAATCCTGATGATCTTCAAATTGTTATTTGTGGTGGTGGATTTACTGGAATTGAATTAGCAGGGGCGCTTGTTGACGCTCGAGCAAGTTATGCCAAAATCGCTGGAGTTTCACCAGATGAAATTAAAATTACGTTGATTGAAGCTTCAACAAGATTACTTCCAATGTTTAGTGAAAAACTTGCCGAATATGGGGTGAACCTTGTTAAGAGCCTTAATGTCCAACTACTTGATGGTTCACGAATTAGCAAGATTGAACCGGGCAAGGTCATCTACAAACATGGCGATGATAATGAAGAGTCCCTTACTGCTGGTACAATTATCTGGACAACTGGAGTAAGTGGTAATCCATTGATGGAAGAATGCGGTTTTGATGCTAAGCGTGGTCGGGTAATCGTTACTGACCACTTAACAGATCCTAAGCACGATGATATTTACATCATTGGGGATGTTGCTGCTGTAATGCCACCGGATGGTAAACGCCCATATCCAACTACTGCACAAATTGCCCTAGCAATGGCTGATTACACGGCGGAAGATATTGTTAGCCGTATTAAGACTGGCAAGCATGAAGCTAAGCCATTTACTTACAAGTCATTAGGAACAGTTGCTTCCGTTGGTAATACACGGGCATTTGGTGAAGCAATGGGGCACGAATTACGTGGATATCCTGCTTCAGCAATGAAGAAAATTATTGCGGACCGTTCCTTGTTAGAAACAGGTGGTTTGAAAGAGCTATTTGCTAAAGGACGCTTTGACTTATATCACTAGAAAATGAATGAGGCTGAGAAAAAACTTTTGTTTTTTCAACGGCCTCGTTTTTATACTTATATGCTAAAAAGGTATGGCGATAATAAATAAAGGGTGAAATAAATGATTAAAACTTATGATGAAGCATTATCTTTTATTC
This region includes:
- a CDS encoding NAD(P)/FAD-dependent oxidoreductase, with the translated sequence MKEVVVLGAGYAGLKTVVLLQKKLKTNVHITLVDRNNYHYEATDLHEAAAGTQSASRITYPISDVINPQITTFIQDEVVKIDPDKKTVKLAGDEELLHYDYCVLGLGFVSETFGISGAEENALPMTNVKEALAIYDHIIAKMKDYRTTHNPDDLQIVICGGGFTGIELAGALVDARASYAKIAGVSPDEIKITLIEASTRLLPMFSEKLAEYGVNLVKSLNVQLLDGSRISKIEPGKVIYKHGDDNEESLTAGTIIWTTGVSGNPLMEECGFDAKRGRVIVTDHLTDPKHDDIYIIGDVAAVMPPDGKRPYPTTAQIALAMADYTAEDIVSRIKTGKHEAKPFTYKSLGTVASVGNTRAFGEAMGHELRGYPASAMKKIIADRSLLETGGLKELFAKGRFDLYH